The Amycolatopsis sp. QT-25 genomic sequence ACCGGCTACGACGAACTGCAGGAACTCACGACGCGGTACCTCAGGGAGGCGCAAACGTCCGGCCATGTCCGCGACGACCTCGCGGCGAGCGACCTGGCCGATGCCGTCCTCGCCCTGTCGGACGGCTTCGCGAACCGAATGCTCACCTCCGCCGATCCGGCTGCCCTCCTGCCCTCCCTCGAAACCTCCGTCCACACCCTGCTCGCGCCCACCCACCGCAATTAGTCACCTACTTGCGCCGGTGAAGCGAGGTGTCCACAGGCGAGGAGCGTTGTGGACAAGTGAGGCGGAATTGATCTTGAACCGGGCTCGCCGCCGGACGCGGATGGCATCGTCGGATCATGTCCAGAAGCCACTACGCGGAGGTCGCCGACTTCAACGGTCCCTTCCTGGGCAGCCGCGCCATCAGCGAAGGTGACATCACCCGCTCACAGCTCCGATCGGGGCCCTACGACCGGCTGTTCCAGAACGTCTACGTCCCCGTCCGCATCCCGCAGGATCATGTGCTCCGGTGCAAGGCGGCGATCCTCACCGCACCCGCCGGCGCGGTACTGACCGGCTGTTCGGCCGCGACAGTGCGCGGCTTCCCGTTCACCCTCGACAACGATCCGGTCGAGTTCGTCGTACCCGAGGAGGAAGGATTCCACTTCCAGCGTGGGATGCCTTTGAAACGATCCAGGTTGATCGGCGAGGATTTCGAGCCGTGGCGAGACGGCCGCATCGCGAGTCCGCCGCGCATGACCATGGACATCCTGGCCAACACCCGGCTCCGTCGCTCGTTTCCCCGGGTGGTCGGCCTGGTCGACGCGCTGCTTCATGCCGGATACATCGAACGTGAGCAGCTTGAAAACTACTTCGCGCACCGCCATGACCACGGCATCGTCAGAGCACGGAAAGCGCTGGCGCTCTCCGACGCGAGAGCCGAATCCATTCCCGAATCCGAGGTCCGGATCTGGCTGCGGATCCACGACATCGAGGCGGAGCCCCAGGTGGAGGTGTATCGCGGTCGACGGTTCCTCGGACGGCTCGACCTCGCGACCCGGGAGGCGAAACTCGCCATCGAGTACGACGGCGCTTGGCATCTCGAAGGAGAGCAACCCCTCTTCGACTCCGAACGACGGGCACTCATGGAAGCCGATGGCTGGACGTTCGTCGTGATCACGAAAGAAGAACTCTATGGTGATCCGAAGGGCGTGGTCGCTCGCGTCAAGACCGCACTCCGGGCAAGCCGACGCAAGTAGGTGACCAATTGCGAAGAGGGAGTGACACCGGCGACAACCGGGTTCAGCCCCGCGGAGCTGGCCGGTGCGATCCAGGCGGCGTCACGCGGCGAGACGGTTTTGGCGCCTTCGGTCGCCGGGAAGCTGGTGGACCGGGTGCGCGACCCGACGGCACCGCCGTTATCGGCGCGCGAGATCGAGGTGCTCCGGCTGGTGGCGAGGGGAACCACGAACGCCGACATCGGCCGGACGCTCCACATCGGCGAAGCGACCGTCGAGACCCACCTGCTCCGGACGTCCGGCGAACTGGACGTTTCGGACCGTACGGCCGCTGTGACCACCGCTATGCGACTGAGCCCGCTCGGGTAGGCAGAATGCGTCTCATGCTTGCCTCGACCGAATTGGCGCTGCTACGCCGCCTCGCGCACGAGCAATCCTCGTGCCGCGCCCCGTCCATCGTCGCCGCCGTCGTCCGCGACGGCGAAATCGCCTGGTCCGGAGGACGCGGACGCGTCGACGGCGAGACACCCGGGGACGACACGCAGTACCGCCTCGGCTCGATCACCAAGACACTCGTCGCGACGGCCGTCATGCGGCTGCGCGACGAAGGCAAGCTGGACCTCAACGACCCGCTCGAACAGCACCTTCCCGGCACCGCCTTCGGTTCGGCCACCATCGCGCAGCTGCTCTCCCACACCTCGGGCCTGACCGCGGAATCGCCCGGTTCCTGGTGGGAGCGCACGGCCGGGGCCGACTGGGACGCACTCGTCGAGAGTCTC encodes the following:
- a CDS encoding DUF559 domain-containing protein, yielding MSRSHYAEVADFNGPFLGSRAISEGDITRSQLRSGPYDRLFQNVYVPVRIPQDHVLRCKAAILTAPAGAVLTGCSAATVRGFPFTLDNDPVEFVVPEEEGFHFQRGMPLKRSRLIGEDFEPWRDGRIASPPRMTMDILANTRLRRSFPRVVGLVDALLHAGYIEREQLENYFAHRHDHGIVRARKALALSDARAESIPESEVRIWLRIHDIEAEPQVEVYRGRRFLGRLDLATREAKLAIEYDGAWHLEGEQPLFDSERRALMEADGWTFVVITKEELYGDPKGVVARVKTALRASRRK